One region of Armigeres subalbatus isolate Guangzhou_Male chromosome 3, GZ_Asu_2, whole genome shotgun sequence genomic DNA includes:
- the LOC134224328 gene encoding uncharacterized protein LOC134224328 — protein MKAFLLALIVIHEVCSFSTTISDTSGEDVKCVSNAEHLLSRRKRFLVLPTGGIVILTIAFGKLLIFNSHGPTGYYSLIEYDMYYPSPDLKTRITQFQLGEVLTRPTGPILPPPMPPLTPPLPTTRLTPAPPTPPMTATSSMPPMEDPHSHHFGHEVSEMELQEYLKSHPDTWAPPGYVKDRSDWFPQGTYNPYNRNSMTQTYSSVTNSYGPSEEMHEEDPYAREFSEDRYNISQHRDWEHFHHYRERRDLYQAVENAFGDDFRSKVQPCIMRAICEARNLLPSRGNSMVVDIVRLMFSVPLKDDLQDEYSRAMRHDNMNCPEVYGKECAISILSLLLFGKFEPSFD, from the exons ATGAAAGCATTCTTACTTGCATTGATAGTTATTCACGAGGTCTGCAGTTTTTCGACCACCATATCCGATACATCCGGTGAAGACGTTAAATGTGTGTCCAACGCTGAACACCTATTGTCAAGAAGGAAGAGGTTTTTGGTCCTTCCAACAGGTGGTATAGTTATT TTGACAATTGCGTTTGGAAAACTCCTTATATTCAATTCACACGGACCTACTGGATACTATTCACTCATAGAGTACGATATGTATTACCCATCTCCGGATTTGAAGACCCGTATCACGCAATTTCAATTGGGCGAGGTATTAACGAGGCCTACCGGACCAATATTGCCTCCGCCAATGCCACCGCTAACGCCACCACTTCCAACAACAAGATTAACTCCAGCTCCGCCAACTCCACCAATGACAGCAACGTCAAGTATGCCTCCAATGGAGGATCCTCACAGTCATCACTTTGGGCATGAAGTATCGGAAATGGAACTGCAAGAATATCTCAAGTCCCATCCGGACACGTGGGCTCCGCCGGGATATGTCAAAGATCGTTCTGACTGGTTCCCACAGGGTACATACAATCCATACAACCGAAACAGCATGACTCAAACTTACAGTTCAGTGACGAATAGCTACGGTCCATCGGAGGAGATGCACGAAGAAGATCCGTATGCACGTGAGTTTAGTGAAGACCGATACAACATCAGTCAGCATCGCGATTGGGAGCACTTTCATCATTATCGGGAGAGGCGCGACTTATACCAAGCTGTAGAAAACGCTTTTGGGGACGA TTTTCGCTCGAAGGTACAACCCTGCATTATGCGTGCCATATGCGAAGCACGAAATTTGCTTCCTTCACGTGGTAACTCCATGGTAGTGGACATTGTGCGGCTTATGTTCAG tgTTCCGTTAAAAGATGATCTTCAAGACGAATATAGTAGAGCTATGAGACACGACAACATGAATTGTCCAGAGGTTTATGGAAAGGAATGTGCAATCAGTATTTTATCCCTGCTTCTTTTCGGAAAGTTTGAACCCTCATTTGATTGA